The following is a genomic window from Chitinophaga caseinilytica.
AATTTTTCGTCGGCGATGCGCTGGATCTGGCGGGTATTTTCGAGGTTGGTAACGGCGATTTGGAAATTGACCTGCGCCAGCAGCAGGTCGAAAAAGTAATCGGTCGCCTGCACGCCGATGAATTCCATGTCGGCGATGAACTGCTGTTTGCTTTCGGCGAATTTAATGGGCGCGATACGGGTGTCCCACTTCATCTGGTTGAACTGGAACAGCGGCTGCGTATACCCGATGGTGTAAGGGATAGCGTTGTACAGCTTGGTGCCGGCATTGAAATCATCGAACCGTTGCAGTTGCGTGGCGCCGTAGATACGGCCGCCCGTTGCGGTAATCCCTTGGCTGAAGGAGAGGTTGAGCGCGGAGTTGTTATAATGCACCGGTTCGAATTTTATGGTGCCATTCGGCTGCGTAACGGGGTTGAACGTTTTCTGGAACCCTGGCAAATTGCCTTCCAGCGCCAGCTGTGGCTGATAATTGGAGCGATGGGTGCGCCATTCCCAATATTTCGTTTTGCGGACGGTGATGGCCTGCTTTGCGGCGATGGAGCCCTTGCGCGCCATGTCCACCACCTCGTCCAGCGAAAGCTGCAGGGTGTCCTGGGCGGGGAGGAGCCCCGGCAAACAGCATAATATGAGAATCGGGATCAATTTCATTGGATGTCGATTTCTTTGGCGTTCTTAAACCCGCTCATGTCGGAAATAATAATAGTTTCGCCGGCTTTCAGCCCGGATTTGATTTCCACGAAATCGAAATTCGCCATGCCCGTCTGCACCATTCTTCTTACCGCCTTATTCCCTTCCACCACGTACACCGCCATGGGCGATACGCCGTTGAAAGCCGCGCCGTTAGGCGCCCGCAGTACGCCGCGCCCCGAAGCGGTCACGGGGTACACGTCTACTTTCAGGTTCGGGCGGAGGGAAGGATGATGGCCCTGGTCCAGCCGGATGTCGAATGTGACCGTACTGTTCTGCACCGCAGGGTGAACGGTTTGTACCCGGCCACGGATGCTCTGGTCCTGGATGCGGATGATGACGGGCATTCCGGCCGAGAGCTTATCGGAATAGTTATCGGCGATCGTGCCCGTCACCTTGAAGCTTTGAAGGTCCGCGATGCGCACCAAAGGCTCTCCCTCTCGCACGGTAGTGCCGATGTTGCGGTTCACCCAGGTAACCACCCCGTTGCGGTGTGCCACGATGCCGGCGCCGTCGAGTTTACGTTTGAGTTCGGCGAGCGCCTGCGCCTGGATGGCGGATTCGATCTCGGATTCCCGCATTTCTACCTGCATGGCTTCCTGTTTGTTTTTTATCTCGTATTCCAGTTGTGCTTTTTCGTGCTGCGCCACGCGGAGATT
Proteins encoded in this region:
- a CDS encoding efflux RND transporter periplasmic adaptor subunit, with translation MDRSLPPTFTQNRRRKRWAVAAGIIVIVAVAVLCIRFFFNATVPRASIQTAQVGTGDIENTLTASGEVLPEFEEVITSPVNAALLEVNIAAGATVKAGQPLLKLDKATAETEYEKGKFQLESSRNNIKKLRLQLDKSYFDLQTGNNIKQLRIQALQADVENAKRLFKAGGGTRESVEQAETNLRVAQHEKAQLEYEIKNKQEAMQVEMRESEIESAIQAQALAELKRKLDGAGIVAHRNGVVTWVNRNIGTTVREGEPLVRIADLQSFKVTGTIADNYSDKLSAGMPVIIRIQDQSIRGRVQTVHPAVQNSTVTFDIRLDQGHHPSLRPNLKVDVYPVTASGRGVLRAPNGAAFNGVSPMAVYVVEGNKAVRRMVQTGMANFDFVEIKSGLKAGETIIISDMSGFKNAKEIDIQ